A stretch of the Orcinus orca chromosome 1, mOrcOrc1.1, whole genome shotgun sequence genome encodes the following:
- the DENND4B gene encoding DENN domain-containing protein 4B isoform X2, producing the protein MKADAVSEGGAMAEERPPRLVDYFVIAGLAGNGAPIPEETWVPEPSGPLRPPRPAEPITDVAVIARALGEEVPQGYTCIQASAGGHPLELSAGLLGGTQPVICYRRGRDRPPLVELGVLYEGKERPKPGFQVLATTPYSHSANLAPPGPGHPRTYLTYRRAAEGAGLHALGITDLCLVLPSKGEGTPHTYCRLPRNLNPGMWGPAVYLCYKVGLAKANTLVYEAELLGRYPEEDNEAFPLPESVPVFCLPMGATIECWPAQTKYPVPVFSTFVLTGAAGDKVYGAALQFYEAFPRTRLSERQARALGLLSAVERGRALGGRAVRSRRAIAVLSRWPAFPAFRAFLTFLYRYSVSGPHRLPLEAHISHFIHNVPFPSPQRPRILVQMSPYDNLLLCQPVSSPLPLSGASFLQLLQSLGPELAITLLLAVLTEHKLLVHSLRPDLLTSVCEALVSMIFPLHWQCPYIPLCPLVLADVLSAPVPFIVGIHSSYFDLHDPPVDVICVDLDTNTLFHTEEKKPLSPRILPRRPYKVLLTTLTNLYQQLDQTYTGPEEEASLEFLLTDYEAVCGRRAQLEREVQGAFLRFMACLLKGYRDFLRPLTQAPSEGSRDVDNLFFLQGFLKSRERSSHKLYSQLLHTQMFSQFIEECSFGSARHAALEFFDSCVDKVHPEQEKPEPTPLVELEELSGSELTVFITPPEEPPAPEGNESTPQYCYDGFPELRAELFESPQEQPGALPVPGPSRSAPSSPAPRRTKQEMKIAQRMAQKSAAVPELWARCLLGHCYGLWFLCLPAYVRSAPSRVRALQTAYQVLRQMESRKVVLPDEVCYRVLMQLCSHYGQPVLSVRVMLDMRRAGIVPNTITYGYYNKAVLEGKWPSGTPGGRLRWAKLRNVVLGAAQFRQPLRERRQRWQRQKQEEEAETAAQEAGGSQTEPYLERPSPTRPLQRQTTWAGRSLRDPASPAGRLVKSGSLGSARGAQPTVEAAVAHMIEALGVLEPRGSPVPWHDGSLSDLSLTGEEPAPGGSPGDAGSALSTQSTETLQGPSGRVPKAGWHQDEASTPRRGLGARLQQLLTPSRRSPASRVPPPELPPDLPPPTRRSPMDSLLRPRERPGSTASESSASLGSEWDLSESSLSSVSLRHSSERLSDTPGSLQPPSLEILLSSCSLCRACDSLVYDEEIMAGWAPDDSNLNTTCPFCTCPFVPLLSVQTFDSRPSAPSPKPASAGASGSKDAPVPGGPGPVLSDRRLCLALDEPQLCNGHVGGTSRRVESGAWAYLSPLVLRKELESLVENEGSEVLALPELPAAHPIIFWNLLWYFQRLRLPSILPCLVLASCDGPPPPQAPSPWIMPDPASVQVRLLWDVLTPDPNSCPPLYVLWRVHSQIPQRVVWPGPVPASLSLALLESVLRHVGLNEVHKAIGLLLETLGPPPTGLHLQRGIYREILFLTLAALGKDHVDIVAFDKKYKSAFNKLASSTGKEELRQRRAQMPTPKAIDCRKYFGAPLEC; encoded by the exons ATGAAGGCAG ATGCAGTGAGTGAGGGGGGGGCCATGGCGGAGGAGCGGCCCCCCCGGCTGGTGGATTACTTCGTGATAGCTGGGCTTGCAGGGAACGGAGCGCCCATCCCTGAGGAAACGTGGGTTCCTGAACCCAGTGGGCCCCTTCGCCCTCCCCGGCCAGCTGAGCCCATCACAGATGTGGCAGTCATCGCTAGGGCCCTGGGCGAGGAGGTGCCCCAGGGCTACACATGCATCCAGGCTTCTGCCGGGGGCCACCCCTTGGAACTCAGTGCTGGGCTCCTGGGTGGAACTCAACCAGTCATCTGCTACCGGAGGGGGCGTGACAGGCCCCCCCTCGTTGAGCTGGG GGTGTTGTATGAGGGGAAGGAACGTCCCAAGCCTGGCTTCCAAGTGCTAGCTACGACACCCTACAGCCACTCAGCCAACCTGGCCCCTCCAGGCCCTGGGCACCCCCGCACCTACCTCACTTACCGGCGGGCAGCAGAGGGGGCAGGGTTGCATGCCCTGGGCATCACTGACCTCTGCCTGGTGCTGCCCAGCAAGGGCGAGGGCACGCCTCATACTTACTGCCGATTGCCCCGCAACCTCAACCCTGGCATG TGGGGCCCAGCAGTGTACCTGTGCTACAAGGTGGGCCTGGCCAAGGCCAACACGCTGGTGTATGAGGCAG agctgctgggccgCTACCCAGAGGAGGACAATGAGGCGTTCCCGCTGCCCGAGTCAGTGCCCGTCTTCTGCCTGCCCATGGGGGCCACTATCGAGTGCTGGCCTGCCCAGACCAAGTACCCCGTGCCCGTCTTCTCCACCTTTGTGCTCACGGGTGCAGCTGGTGATAAG GTGTACGGTGCTGCCTTGCAGTTCTACGAGGCATTCCCGAGGACCAGACTCTCGGAGCGGCAAGCGCGGGCCCTGGGCCTGCTGAGCGCCGTGGAGCGGGGCCGGGCACTGGGGGGCCGAGCTGTGCGCAGCCGCCGTGCCATCGCTGTGCTGTCCCGCTGGCCTGCCTTCCCTGCCTTCCGCGCCTTCCTCACCTTCCTCTACCGCTACTCCGTCTCAGGCCCCCACCGCCTGCCCCTGGAAGC GCACATCTCCCACTTCATTCACAatgtccccttcccttccccacagaGACCCCGCATCCTGGTGCAG ATGTCTCCCTATGACAACCTGCTCCTCTGCCAGCCTGTATCCTCACCCCTGCCCCTCAG TGGTGCCAGCTTCCTGCAGCTGCTGCAGAGCCTGGGCCCAGAGCTGGCTATCACGCTGCTGCTGGCTGTGCTCACGGAGCACAAACTGCTAGTCCACTCACTGCGGCCGGACCTGCTCACCAGCGTCTGCGAAGCCCTCGTCTCT ATGATCTTCCCGCTGCACTGGCAGTGCCCCTACATTCCGCTGTGCCCGCTAGTGCTGGCAGACGTGCTGAGCGCCCCCGTGCCCTTCATTGTGGGTATCCACTCCAGTTACTTCGATCTGCATGACCCACCTGTGGATGTCATCTGTGTTGATCTTGATACCAACACACTCTTCCA CACTGAGGAAAAGAAGCCCCTCTCCCCTCGGATCCTGCCCCGCAGACCCTACAAGGTTCTGCTGACTACACTGACAAACCTATACCAGCAGCTGGATCAGA CATATACTGGACCCGAGGAGGAGGCCTCCCTGGAATTCCTGCTGACAGACTATGAGGCAGTGTGCGGCCGCCGGGCCCAGCTGGAGCGCGAGGTCCAGGGAGCCTTCCTCCGCTTCATGGCCTGCCTGCTCAAGGGCTACCGGGACTTCCTACGCCCGCTCACCCAGGCCCCCTCTGAGGGGTCTCGTGATGTCGACAACCTCTTCTTCCTGCAGG GCTTCCTCAAATCCCGAGAACGCTCCAGCCACAAGCTGTACTCCCAGCTGCTGCACACACAGATGTTCTCGCAGTTCATTGAGGAATGTTCTTTTGGCTCTGCTCGGCATGCTGCCCTGGAATTCTTTGACTCTTGTGTTGACAAG GTCCACCCAGAGCAGGAGAAGCCGGAGCCAACACCCTTGGTGGAGCTGGAGGAGCTGTCAGGAAGTGAGCTCACTGTCTTTATCACACCTCCCGAGGAGCCGCCGGCGCCAGAGGGCAATGAATCTACCCCCCAGTACTG CTACGATGGGTTCCCCGAACTACGGGCTGAGCTGTTTGAGTCTCCTCAAGAGCAACCCGGGGCTCTGCCTGTGCCAGGTCCATCCCGTAGTGCCCCCAGCAGTCCTGCCCCTCGCCGTACCAAACAG GAGATGAAGATCGCACAGCGGATGGCGCAGAAGTCAGCAGCTGTGCCTGAACTCTGGGCCCGGTGCCTGCTGGGCCACTGCTATGGGCTGTGGTTCCTGTGTCTGCCTGCCTACGTGCGGTCGGCGCCCTCCAGGGTGCGGGCACTGCAAACGGCTTACCAGGTGCTGCGCCAGATGGAGAGCCGCAAGGTGGTGCTGCCCGACGAG GTGTGTTACCGGGTGTTGATGCAGCTCTGCTCACACTATGGGCAGCCTGTGTTGTCCGTGCGGGTCATGCTGGACATGCGGCGGGCAGGCATCGTGCCCAACACCATCACCTACGGCTACTATAACAAG GCCGTGCTGGAAGGCAAGTGGCCGTCTGGTACACCGGGTGGGCGCCTGCGCTGGGCCAAGCTCCGGAACGTGGTCCTGGGGGCTGCTCAGTTCCGCCAGCCCTTGAGAGAACGGCGGCAGCGGTGGCAGCGTcagaagcaggaggaggaggcagaGACGGCAGCACAAGAGGCAGGCGGCTCCCAGACAG AGCCCTATCTGGAGCGCCCCTCCCCTACCCGCCCCCTTCAGCGCCAGACCACCTGGGCTGGGCGAAGCCTGAGGGACCCTGCCTCGCCTGCGGGGCGCCTGGTGAAGAGTGGCAGCCTGGGTAGTGCCCGAGGGGCACAGCCCACTGTGGAGGCTGCCGTGGCCCACA TGATAGAGGCCTTGGGGGTACTGGAACCCCGGGGATCACCTGTGCCCTGGCACGATGGAAGCCTCTCAGACCTGAGCCTGACCGGGGAGGAGCCGGCACCTGGAGGCAGCCCAGGGGACGCAGGCTCAGCCCTGAGTACCCAGTCCACTGAAACCCTGCAAGGGCCAAGTGGGCGGGTACCCAAGGCTGGCTGGCATCAGGATGAGGCCAGCACCCCCCGAAGAGGGCTGGGTGCCCGCCTCCAACAGCTGCTCACTCCTTCCCGCCGCTCCCCTGCCTCTCGTGTTCCTCCGCCTGAGCTGCCCCCTGACCTGCCTCCCCCAACCCGCCGCAGCCCCATGGACAGCCTTCTGCGCCCACGGGAGCGCCCTGGATCCACTGCATCCGAG AGCTCAGCCTCTCTGGGCAGTGAGTGGGACCTCTCAGAATCTTCTCTCAGCAGCGTGAGCCTTCGCCATTCCTCAGAGCGCCTCAGTGACACCCCTGGATCCTTGCAGCCACCTTCCCTGGAA ATCCTGCTGTCTAGCTGCTCCTTGTGCCGCGCCTGTGATTCCCTGGTGTATGATGAGGAGATCATGGCTGGCTGGGCACCTGATGACTCCAACCTCAACACAACCTGTCCCTTCTGCACCTGCCCCTTTGTGCCCCTACTCAGTGTCCAGACCTTTGATTCCCGACCAAG TGCCCCCAGCCCCAAGCCTGCCTCTGCTGGTGCCAGTGGCAGCAAAGATGCTCCTGTCCCTGGGGGCCCAGGCCCTGTGCTCAGTGACCGCAGGCTCTGCCTTGCCCTGGATGAGCCCCAGCTTTGCAACGGACACGTGGGG GGTACCTCCCGGCGTGTCGAGAGTGGGGCATGGGCGTATCTGAGCCCGCTGGTGCTGCGTAAGGAACTGGAGTCGCTGGTAGAGAATGAGGGCAGTGAGGTACTGGCGTTGCCTGAGCTGCCTGCTGCTCACCCCATCATCTTCTGGAACCTTCTGTGGTATTTCCAGCGGCTACGCCTGCCCAGTATTCTGCCATGCCTGGTGCTGGCCTCCTGTGAtggccccccacctccccag GCCCCATCTCCTTGGATAATGCCTGATCCAGCATCTGTGCAGGTGCGGCTGCTGTGGGATgtcctgacccctgaccccaaCAGCTGCCCACCTCTCTATGTGCTCTGGAGGGTCCACA GCCAGATCCCCCAGCGGGTGGTATGGCCAGGCCCAGTACCTGCATCCCTTAGTCTAGCATTGCTGGAGTCCGTGCTGCGCCATGTCGGTCTCAATGAGGTGCACAAGGCTATAGGGCTCCTGCTGGAAACTCTAGGGCCCCCTCCCACTGGCCTGCACCTGCAGAG GGGCATCTACCGTGAGATCTTATTCCTGACATTGGCTGCTCTGGGCAAGGACCACGTGGACATAG TGGCCTTCGACAAGAAGTACAAGTCCGCCTTTAACAAGCTGGCCAGCAGCACGGGCAAGGAGGAACTGAGGCAGCGGCGGGCACAGATGCCCACCCCAAAGGCCATTGACTGCCGAAAATATTTTGGAGCACCTCTGGAATGCTAG
- the DENND4B gene encoding DENN domain-containing protein 4B isoform X4 produces MKADAVSEGGAMAEERPPRLVDYFVIAGLAGNGAPIPEETWVPEPSGPLRPPRPAEPITDVAVIARALGEEVPQGYTCIQASAGGHPLELSAGLLGGTQPVICYRRGRDRPPLVELGVLYEGKERPKPGFQVLATTPYSHSANLAPPGPGHPRTYLTYRRAAEGAGLHALGITDLCLVLPSKGEGTPHTYCRLPRNLNPGMWGPAVYLCYKVGLAKANTLVYEAGVRCCLAVLRGIPEDQTLGAASAGPGPAERRGAGPGTGGPSCAQPPCHRCAVPLACLPCLPRLPHLPLPLLRLRPPPPAPGSRPRILVQMSPYDNLLLCQPVSSPLPLSGASFLQLLQSLGPELAITLLLAVLTEHKLLVHSLRPDLLTSVCEALVSMIFPLHWQCPYIPLCPLVLADVLSAPVPFIVGIHSSYFDLHDPPVDVICVDLDTNTLFHTEEKKPLSPRILPRRPYKVLLTTLTNLYQQLDQTYTGPEEEASLEFLLTDYEAVCGRRAQLEREVQGAFLRFMACLLKGYRDFLRPLTQAPSEGSRDVDNLFFLQGFLKSRERSSHKLYSQLLHTQMFSQFIEECSFGSARHAALEFFDSCVDKVHPEQEKPEPTPLVELEELSGSELTVFITPPEEPPAPEGNESTPQYCYDGFPELRAELFESPQEQPGALPVPGPSRSAPSSPAPRRTKQEMKIAQRMAQKSAAVPELWARCLLGHCYGLWFLCLPAYVRSAPSRVRALQTAYQVLRQMESRKVVLPDEVCYRVLMQLCSHYGQPVLSVRVMLDMRRAGIVPNTITYGYYNKAVLEGKWPSGTPGGRLRWAKLRNVVLGAAQFRQPLRERRQRWQRQKQEEEAETAAQEAGGSQTEPYLERPSPTRPLQRQTTWAGRSLRDPASPAGRLVKSGSLGSARGAQPTVEAAVAHMIEALGVLEPRGSPVPWHDGSLSDLSLTGEEPAPGGSPGDAGSALSTQSTETLQGPSGRVPKAGWHQDEASTPRRGLGARLQQLLTPSRRSPASRVPPPELPPDLPPPTRRSPMDSLLRPRERPGSTASEVSSASLGSEWDLSESSLSSVSLRHSSERLSDTPGSLQPPSLEILLSSCSLCRACDSLVYDEEIMAGWAPDDSNLNTTCPFCTCPFVPLLSVQTFDSRPSAPSPKPASAGASGSKDAPVPGGPGPVLSDRRLCLALDEPQLCNGHVGGTSRRVESGAWAYLSPLVLRKELESLVENEGSEVLALPELPAAHPIIFWNLLWYFQRLRLPSILPCLVLASCDGPPPPQAPSPWIMPDPASVQVRLLWDVLTPDPNSCPPLYVLWRVHSQIPQRVVWPGPVPASLSLALLESVLRHVGLNEVHKAIGLLLETLGPPPTGLHLQRGIYREILFLTLAALGKDHVDIVAFDKKYKSAFNKLASSTGKEELRQRRAQMPTPKAIDCRKYFGAPLEC; encoded by the exons ATGAAGGCAG ATGCAGTGAGTGAGGGGGGGGCCATGGCGGAGGAGCGGCCCCCCCGGCTGGTGGATTACTTCGTGATAGCTGGGCTTGCAGGGAACGGAGCGCCCATCCCTGAGGAAACGTGGGTTCCTGAACCCAGTGGGCCCCTTCGCCCTCCCCGGCCAGCTGAGCCCATCACAGATGTGGCAGTCATCGCTAGGGCCCTGGGCGAGGAGGTGCCCCAGGGCTACACATGCATCCAGGCTTCTGCCGGGGGCCACCCCTTGGAACTCAGTGCTGGGCTCCTGGGTGGAACTCAACCAGTCATCTGCTACCGGAGGGGGCGTGACAGGCCCCCCCTCGTTGAGCTGGG GGTGTTGTATGAGGGGAAGGAACGTCCCAAGCCTGGCTTCCAAGTGCTAGCTACGACACCCTACAGCCACTCAGCCAACCTGGCCCCTCCAGGCCCTGGGCACCCCCGCACCTACCTCACTTACCGGCGGGCAGCAGAGGGGGCAGGGTTGCATGCCCTGGGCATCACTGACCTCTGCCTGGTGCTGCCCAGCAAGGGCGAGGGCACGCCTCATACTTACTGCCGATTGCCCCGCAACCTCAACCCTGGCATG TGGGGCCCAGCAGTGTACCTGTGCTACAAGGTGGGCCTGGCCAAGGCCAACACGCTGGTGTATGAGGCAG GTGTACGGTGCTGCCTTGCAGTTCTACGAGGCATTCCCGAGGACCAGACTCTCGGAGCGGCAAGCGCGGGCCCTGGGCCTGCTGAGCGCCGTGGAGCGGGGCCGGGCACTGGGGGGCCGAGCTGTGCGCAGCCGCCGTGCCATCGCTGTGCTGTCCCGCTGGCCTGCCTTCCCTGCCTTCCGCGCCTTCCTCACCTTCCTCTACCGCTACTCCGTCTCAGGCCCCCACCGCCTGCCCCTGGAAGC aGACCCCGCATCCTGGTGCAG ATGTCTCCCTATGACAACCTGCTCCTCTGCCAGCCTGTATCCTCACCCCTGCCCCTCAG TGGTGCCAGCTTCCTGCAGCTGCTGCAGAGCCTGGGCCCAGAGCTGGCTATCACGCTGCTGCTGGCTGTGCTCACGGAGCACAAACTGCTAGTCCACTCACTGCGGCCGGACCTGCTCACCAGCGTCTGCGAAGCCCTCGTCTCT ATGATCTTCCCGCTGCACTGGCAGTGCCCCTACATTCCGCTGTGCCCGCTAGTGCTGGCAGACGTGCTGAGCGCCCCCGTGCCCTTCATTGTGGGTATCCACTCCAGTTACTTCGATCTGCATGACCCACCTGTGGATGTCATCTGTGTTGATCTTGATACCAACACACTCTTCCA CACTGAGGAAAAGAAGCCCCTCTCCCCTCGGATCCTGCCCCGCAGACCCTACAAGGTTCTGCTGACTACACTGACAAACCTATACCAGCAGCTGGATCAGA CATATACTGGACCCGAGGAGGAGGCCTCCCTGGAATTCCTGCTGACAGACTATGAGGCAGTGTGCGGCCGCCGGGCCCAGCTGGAGCGCGAGGTCCAGGGAGCCTTCCTCCGCTTCATGGCCTGCCTGCTCAAGGGCTACCGGGACTTCCTACGCCCGCTCACCCAGGCCCCCTCTGAGGGGTCTCGTGATGTCGACAACCTCTTCTTCCTGCAGG GCTTCCTCAAATCCCGAGAACGCTCCAGCCACAAGCTGTACTCCCAGCTGCTGCACACACAGATGTTCTCGCAGTTCATTGAGGAATGTTCTTTTGGCTCTGCTCGGCATGCTGCCCTGGAATTCTTTGACTCTTGTGTTGACAAG GTCCACCCAGAGCAGGAGAAGCCGGAGCCAACACCCTTGGTGGAGCTGGAGGAGCTGTCAGGAAGTGAGCTCACTGTCTTTATCACACCTCCCGAGGAGCCGCCGGCGCCAGAGGGCAATGAATCTACCCCCCAGTACTG CTACGATGGGTTCCCCGAACTACGGGCTGAGCTGTTTGAGTCTCCTCAAGAGCAACCCGGGGCTCTGCCTGTGCCAGGTCCATCCCGTAGTGCCCCCAGCAGTCCTGCCCCTCGCCGTACCAAACAG GAGATGAAGATCGCACAGCGGATGGCGCAGAAGTCAGCAGCTGTGCCTGAACTCTGGGCCCGGTGCCTGCTGGGCCACTGCTATGGGCTGTGGTTCCTGTGTCTGCCTGCCTACGTGCGGTCGGCGCCCTCCAGGGTGCGGGCACTGCAAACGGCTTACCAGGTGCTGCGCCAGATGGAGAGCCGCAAGGTGGTGCTGCCCGACGAG GTGTGTTACCGGGTGTTGATGCAGCTCTGCTCACACTATGGGCAGCCTGTGTTGTCCGTGCGGGTCATGCTGGACATGCGGCGGGCAGGCATCGTGCCCAACACCATCACCTACGGCTACTATAACAAG GCCGTGCTGGAAGGCAAGTGGCCGTCTGGTACACCGGGTGGGCGCCTGCGCTGGGCCAAGCTCCGGAACGTGGTCCTGGGGGCTGCTCAGTTCCGCCAGCCCTTGAGAGAACGGCGGCAGCGGTGGCAGCGTcagaagcaggaggaggaggcagaGACGGCAGCACAAGAGGCAGGCGGCTCCCAGACAG AGCCCTATCTGGAGCGCCCCTCCCCTACCCGCCCCCTTCAGCGCCAGACCACCTGGGCTGGGCGAAGCCTGAGGGACCCTGCCTCGCCTGCGGGGCGCCTGGTGAAGAGTGGCAGCCTGGGTAGTGCCCGAGGGGCACAGCCCACTGTGGAGGCTGCCGTGGCCCACA TGATAGAGGCCTTGGGGGTACTGGAACCCCGGGGATCACCTGTGCCCTGGCACGATGGAAGCCTCTCAGACCTGAGCCTGACCGGGGAGGAGCCGGCACCTGGAGGCAGCCCAGGGGACGCAGGCTCAGCCCTGAGTACCCAGTCCACTGAAACCCTGCAAGGGCCAAGTGGGCGGGTACCCAAGGCTGGCTGGCATCAGGATGAGGCCAGCACCCCCCGAAGAGGGCTGGGTGCCCGCCTCCAACAGCTGCTCACTCCTTCCCGCCGCTCCCCTGCCTCTCGTGTTCCTCCGCCTGAGCTGCCCCCTGACCTGCCTCCCCCAACCCGCCGCAGCCCCATGGACAGCCTTCTGCGCCCACGGGAGCGCCCTGGATCCACTGCATCCGAGGTA AGCTCAGCCTCTCTGGGCAGTGAGTGGGACCTCTCAGAATCTTCTCTCAGCAGCGTGAGCCTTCGCCATTCCTCAGAGCGCCTCAGTGACACCCCTGGATCCTTGCAGCCACCTTCCCTGGAA ATCCTGCTGTCTAGCTGCTCCTTGTGCCGCGCCTGTGATTCCCTGGTGTATGATGAGGAGATCATGGCTGGCTGGGCACCTGATGACTCCAACCTCAACACAACCTGTCCCTTCTGCACCTGCCCCTTTGTGCCCCTACTCAGTGTCCAGACCTTTGATTCCCGACCAAG TGCCCCCAGCCCCAAGCCTGCCTCTGCTGGTGCCAGTGGCAGCAAAGATGCTCCTGTCCCTGGGGGCCCAGGCCCTGTGCTCAGTGACCGCAGGCTCTGCCTTGCCCTGGATGAGCCCCAGCTTTGCAACGGACACGTGGGG GGTACCTCCCGGCGTGTCGAGAGTGGGGCATGGGCGTATCTGAGCCCGCTGGTGCTGCGTAAGGAACTGGAGTCGCTGGTAGAGAATGAGGGCAGTGAGGTACTGGCGTTGCCTGAGCTGCCTGCTGCTCACCCCATCATCTTCTGGAACCTTCTGTGGTATTTCCAGCGGCTACGCCTGCCCAGTATTCTGCCATGCCTGGTGCTGGCCTCCTGTGAtggccccccacctccccag GCCCCATCTCCTTGGATAATGCCTGATCCAGCATCTGTGCAGGTGCGGCTGCTGTGGGATgtcctgacccctgaccccaaCAGCTGCCCACCTCTCTATGTGCTCTGGAGGGTCCACA GCCAGATCCCCCAGCGGGTGGTATGGCCAGGCCCAGTACCTGCATCCCTTAGTCTAGCATTGCTGGAGTCCGTGCTGCGCCATGTCGGTCTCAATGAGGTGCACAAGGCTATAGGGCTCCTGCTGGAAACTCTAGGGCCCCCTCCCACTGGCCTGCACCTGCAGAG GGGCATCTACCGTGAGATCTTATTCCTGACATTGGCTGCTCTGGGCAAGGACCACGTGGACATAG TGGCCTTCGACAAGAAGTACAAGTCCGCCTTTAACAAGCTGGCCAGCAGCACGGGCAAGGAGGAACTGAGGCAGCGGCGGGCACAGATGCCCACCCCAAAGGCCATTGACTGCCGAAAATATTTTGGAGCACCTCTGGAATGCTAG